The following coding sequences lie in one Cyanobacterium sp. Dongsha4 genomic window:
- a CDS encoding PAS domain S-box protein, translating to MSHSSDHPVLILDNYQYSLHSLRVILEENNITYLHFHTEQDICNYLQEINDIPIIFTSFIESFFDLKNKINSSNFFLENEQVFIAFISDDYQNKELAFKLGAIEFLTEPLCKEEILTKISYWQELSTCKNIKLNSSILNEGIKEKECNSKTGKYEKEKSILTECEKRFNSVIQLIDGWFWEVNLEGIFTYVSPKIEEHLGLKSEQLIGKSIFEIIEESDREEMQKTWDDLLKNPRFFHRIKRYYLLPIQQYIWLDSKGLPIFNQEGKLLGFRGIEDNITSRKQTEQEIKESKQKLELITETINDVFWMMNWYQKQTLYVSNAFEDIWQHSCEELYQNYSIWLESVHPEDRARVEKAFAEVVDKGIYHEEFRIIRPNGDIRWIEDRGYPINDTLTKELFIVGCARDISESKFAQLALEESEKLHRMILNNISDTVFLSDKQGNLTFICPNVHFIFEYSWEEVEAMKNVKQLLGENIYDLDTLEKQEEINNIEIVVKDKFNREHYLLLNVKLFPQEEGIILYSARDVTKKREIESEKQALKRRNETLVKTLGEIVYEHDVTNHEIIWDGAYTELLGYLPEEIGISETFWLERIHPDDLAIVNAELSPNPIPERFFSLEYRLQTKNDDYLWVLDRGIMEYDGGGNLKKVTGVVMNICDRKRVELAIRHIAKAVSFKSEETFFQSLVKYLAEVLQADVVFLSEIHPEIPDFATTLVCYHNQEFQANFSYQVNNTPCQQVIYSENPSFCLYSDNIQREYPHSLLLQTIHAQTYMGMGLFDSNQKPIGCLVALSSKSIPNTSINREIFQIFASSASGELERRKARLQLEEFNQQLEANVKQRTLELEEAKENAEEKAIALRYLNEIERLLSDISTSLFMVEAEKVDEYINDALTAIALFLKVEQITIFEFDKGNETFCLSHQSQSSLIHQDLREWHISTRVISWLVNQLQTKWIVMINSAEDLPELAVNERMLFEQLNLKSFIALPIEFSRRVVGFLTAISAENHHEWNQGETNLLQLTGKLFSNAIARKKSETALKETQEALFATNQVLMEEVKEREALYNKLQQSETRYRTLFESSHDALSLIDAKTGQYIDCNEASIRLHDCINRTEFIGKTPPDFSPQHQPNGELSDNLAFKYIRHAAKNGGCFFEWSLQKKDGTIFPCLVSLSAIPSQKNKMVLAISRDISEIKRVQQELELAKEEADSANKAKSEFLASMSHEIRTPMNAILGFTHLALKEELKEKQKSYLIKIQKACESLLLIINDILDFSKIEAGKLDLETNNFLLDNILTDVANLLHPKIQEKGLELVFDIDDHLDCSFLGDSLRLSQILTNLINNAIKFTEKGQIVVKVRQEKIAKEKITLYFCVEDTGVGIAKDKLSLLFKPFSQADNSITRKYGGTGLGLVISRRLIEMMGGKIWAESQENKGSKFHFTINLNRGASTSNLIPRNLSHLTSNPILVVDDNSITRQVITRFLESFSFAVKAVNSGLEAIKELEKGEKDYKLIIIDWQMPYLNGIETIQAIKANPYIANIPPILMITAHHISELEELKKKQELKHFLSKPVTKSSLFNAILEVFNRKSYLKDTSCVMVNSYPSFQCFQNCHLLLVEDNEINQEIVVELLREIDIDIANNGLEALEKIMTQNYDAILMDISMPEMDGLEATKRIRKLEGEYFQQLPIIAMTAHAMTGDKELSLKAGMNDHITKPINPNQLKETLMQWLPQNKIESEETNKSSSTFKCNQNEDVYIPPLAEINIENALQRLVGNKELYLRLLKQFNSHNFVKKELIISAIARNDYSKAREIVHSIKGTAGNIGAENLFNIAQELESALKQEDIKNIPSLAEKFYLSFDLVINSLQELENKPPQSSVNIVKNQNIDYAQIKELLIEIIKVSEIDLMEAQKKLEKVETMAQNSEISIKIKEIRTNFDNFNLEKMNKNINSLLNIFLTINH from the coding sequence ATGTCTCACTCTAGTGATCATCCCGTCTTAATTTTAGATAATTACCAGTATTCTTTGCATTCTTTGAGGGTAATTCTTGAGGAAAATAATATTACTTATTTACATTTTCACACTGAGCAAGATATTTGTAATTATCTACAAGAAATTAATGATATTCCTATTATTTTTACTAGCTTTATTGAGTCTTTTTTTGATTTAAAAAATAAAATAAATTCTTCTAATTTTTTCTTAGAAAATGAGCAAGTTTTTATAGCATTTATAAGTGATGATTACCAGAATAAGGAACTCGCTTTTAAATTAGGTGCGATCGAATTTTTGACTGAGCCTTTATGTAAGGAAGAAATATTAACTAAAATATCCTATTGGCAAGAGTTGTCAACTTGTAAAAATATCAAACTAAATTCATCTATCCTTAATGAAGGAATAAAAGAAAAAGAATGTAATAGTAAAACAGGAAAATATGAGAAAGAAAAGAGTATTTTAACAGAGTGTGAAAAACGTTTTAATAGTGTAATTCAATTAATTGATGGGTGGTTTTGGGAAGTTAATTTGGAAGGAATTTTTACTTATGTAAGTCCTAAAATTGAAGAGCATTTAGGCTTAAAATCAGAACAATTAATCGGAAAAAGTATTTTTGAAATTATTGAAGAATCAGATAGAGAAGAAATGCAAAAAACTTGGGATGACTTATTAAAAAATCCTCGGTTTTTTCACCGTATTAAACGCTATTATTTATTGCCTATACAACAATATATTTGGTTAGATTCTAAAGGATTACCTATTTTTAACCAAGAGGGAAAATTACTCGGTTTTAGAGGTATAGAAGATAATATAACCTCAAGGAAACAAACAGAACAAGAGATAAAAGAAAGTAAGCAAAAATTGGAACTTATCACCGAAACTATTAATGATGTGTTTTGGATGATGAATTGGTATCAAAAGCAAACATTATATGTCAGTAACGCATTTGAAGATATTTGGCAACATTCTTGTGAGGAATTATATCAAAATTATAGCATTTGGTTAGAAAGTGTCCATCCTGAAGATCGCGCCAGAGTTGAAAAAGCCTTTGCAGAAGTAGTTGATAAAGGAATTTATCATGAGGAATTTCGCATTATTCGCCCCAATGGTGATATTCGCTGGATTGAAGATAGAGGCTATCCTATCAACGATACTTTAACGAAAGAATTATTTATTGTTGGTTGTGCAAGGGATATAAGTGAGAGTAAATTTGCTCAATTAGCTTTGGAAGAGTCAGAAAAATTACACCGCATGATATTGAATAATATCTCTGATACTGTTTTTTTAAGTGATAAACAAGGCAATCTTACTTTTATTTGTCCTAATGTGCATTTTATTTTTGAATATTCTTGGGAAGAAGTGGAAGCCATGAAGAATGTCAAACAATTGCTAGGAGAAAATATTTATGATTTAGATACTTTGGAAAAACAAGAAGAAATAAACAATATAGAAATAGTAGTAAAAGATAAATTTAATCGGGAGCATTATTTATTACTCAATGTCAAATTATTTCCCCAAGAAGAAGGAATTATTCTTTACTCAGCAAGGGATGTTACTAAAAAAAGAGAAATAGAAAGTGAAAAACAAGCACTAAAACGCAGAAATGAAACTCTTGTTAAAACTTTAGGAGAAATAGTTTATGAGCATGATGTAACTAATCATGAGATTATTTGGGATGGTGCATATACAGAGTTATTAGGTTATTTACCCGAAGAAATTGGCATATCAGAAACTTTCTGGCTTGAGAGAATTCATCCTGATGATTTGGCTATAGTTAATGCTGAATTAAGCCCTAATCCTATTCCTGAGCGTTTTTTCTCCCTTGAATATCGACTTCAAACCAAAAATGATGACTATCTTTGGGTATTAGATAGAGGCATTATGGAGTATGACGGCGGGGGAAACTTGAAAAAAGTCACAGGTGTTGTGATGAATATATGCGATCGCAAACGTGTTGAATTAGCCATTCGTCATATAGCAAAAGCCGTTTCCTTTAAATCAGAAGAAACTTTTTTTCAATCTCTAGTAAAATACCTAGCCGAAGTTTTACAAGCAGACGTTGTTTTTCTCTCAGAAATACATCCCGAAATACCCGATTTTGCCACCACATTGGTTTGTTATCATAATCAAGAATTCCAAGCAAACTTCAGTTACCAAGTCAACAATACTCCCTGTCAACAAGTTATATATAGTGAAAATCCTAGCTTCTGTCTATATTCTGACAACATTCAAAGAGAATATCCTCATAGCTTACTACTGCAAACCATTCATGCTCAAACCTATATGGGTATGGGCTTATTTGACAGCAATCAAAAACCCATTGGCTGTTTAGTTGCCCTAAGTAGCAAGTCTATCCCCAACACATCCATTAATCGAGAAATTTTCCAGATATTTGCCTCTAGTGCTTCAGGAGAATTAGAAAGAAGAAAAGCCAGATTGCAATTAGAAGAATTTAATCAACAGTTAGAAGCCAACGTAAAACAACGCACCCTTGAATTGGAAGAAGCGAAAGAAAATGCCGAAGAAAAAGCGATCGCATTGCGCTATCTTAATGAAATAGAAAGATTACTCTCGGATATTTCTACCAGTCTATTCATGGTAGAAGCCGAAAAAGTTGATGAGTATATTAATGATGCGTTAACAGCTATTGCTTTATTCTTGAAAGTAGAGCAAATTACCATTTTTGAGTTTGATAAAGGAAATGAAACTTTTTGTTTATCCCATCAAAGTCAATCATCCTTAATTCATCAAGATTTGAGAGAATGGCACATATCCACCCGTGTAATTTCATGGCTAGTTAATCAACTGCAAACCAAATGGATAGTTATGATTAACTCGGCAGAGGATTTACCAGAGTTAGCCGTTAATGAGAGAATGTTATTTGAGCAACTTAACCTCAAATCTTTTATTGCTTTACCCATCGAATTTTCTCGGCGAGTAGTCGGTTTTTTAACCGCAATCTCTGCAGAAAATCATCATGAATGGAATCAAGGAGAAACCAACTTACTACAGTTAACAGGAAAACTTTTTAGTAATGCCATTGCAAGGAAAAAATCAGAAACAGCCCTCAAAGAAACCCAAGAGGCTTTATTCGCCACCAATCAAGTTTTAATGGAAGAAGTAAAAGAAAGAGAAGCCCTATATAACAAGTTACAACAAAGTGAAACAAGATATAGAACATTATTTGAATCTTCCCATGATGCTTTATCCTTAATTGATGCTAAAACAGGGCAATATATAGACTGTAATGAAGCCTCCATCAGATTGCATGACTGCATTAATCGCACAGAATTTATCGGTAAAACTCCCCCTGACTTTTCCCCCCAACATCAGCCCAACGGTGAATTATCAGATAATTTAGCTTTTAAATATATTCGCCATGCCGCCAAAAATGGAGGATGTTTTTTCGAGTGGAGTTTACAAAAAAAAGACGGCACTATTTTCCCCTGCTTAGTTTCCCTTAGTGCTATTCCTAGCCAAAAAAATAAGATGGTTTTAGCTATTTCTCGTGATATTTCTGAAATCAAACGAGTACAACAAGAATTAGAACTAGCAAAAGAAGAAGCAGATTCTGCTAACAAAGCCAAAAGCGAGTTTTTAGCCAGTATGAGTCATGAAATTCGCACCCCCATGAATGCCATTCTTGGCTTTACCCATTTAGCATTAAAAGAGGAATTAAAAGAAAAGCAAAAAAGTTATTTAATCAAAATTCAAAAAGCCTGTGAGTCTTTATTGCTTATAATCAACGATATTCTCGACTTTTCCAAAATAGAAGCAGGAAAACTGGATTTAGAAACAAATAATTTTCTATTGGACAATATACTAACAGATGTTGCAAATTTACTGCATCCAAAAATTCAAGAAAAAGGACTAGAATTAGTTTTTGATATAGATGACCATTTAGATTGTAGTTTTTTGGGAGATTCTCTCCGTCTATCCCAAATCCTGACTAATTTAATTAATAACGCTATCAAATTTACCGAAAAAGGTCAAATTGTCGTAAAAGTGCGACAGGAAAAAATTGCCAAGGAAAAAATCACCCTATATTTTTGTGTAGAAGATACGGGAGTTGGTATTGCTAAAGATAAACTCTCTCTTCTATTCAAACCTTTTTCTCAAGCAGACAATTCCATTACTCGTAAATATGGCGGCACTGGTTTAGGATTAGTCATTAGCCGACGTTTAATTGAGATGATGGGAGGAAAAATTTGGGCAGAAAGTCAAGAAAATAAGGGTAGTAAGTTTCATTTCACCATCAATCTCAACAGAGGTGCTTCTACATCTAATCTTATTCCTCGTAATCTGTCTCACTTAACTTCTAATCCCATTTTAGTAGTTGATGACAATTCCATAACTCGTCAGGTAATTACTCGCTTTTTAGAATCCTTTTCCTTTGCTGTGAAAGCAGTTAACTCAGGATTAGAAGCCATTAAGGAATTAGAAAAAGGAGAAAAAGACTATAAATTAATTATTATCGATTGGCAAATGCCCTACCTCAATGGCATTGAAACTATCCAAGCTATTAAGGCTAATCCCTATATTGCGAATATCCCACCAATTTTAATGATAACAGCCCACCATATTAGTGAACTAGAGGAGTTAAAGAAAAAACAAGAGTTAAAACATTTTCTTAGTAAACCAGTTACCAAATCAAGTCTCTTTAATGCCATTCTCGAAGTATTTAATCGCAAAAGTTATCTCAAAGATACTTCGTGTGTCATGGTTAATTCCTATCCTTCTTTTCAATGTTTCCAGAATTGCCACCTTTTGCTAGTAGAAGACAATGAAATTAATCAAGAAATTGTAGTGGAATTGTTACGAGAAATTGATATAGATATAGCAAACAACGGCTTAGAAGCCCTAGAAAAAATTATGACTCAAAATTATGACGCTATATTAATGGATATATCTATGCCTGAAATGGATGGATTAGAAGCCACAAAAAGAATTAGAAAACTAGAAGGGGAATACTTCCAACAACTTCCCATTATTGCCATGACTGCCCATGCCATGACAGGAGATAAAGAATTAAGTCTCAAAGCAGGTATGAATGATCATATTACCAAACCTATTAACCCTAATCAACTAAAAGAAACTCTAATGCAGTGGCTACCTCAAAATAAAATAGAATCGGAAGAAACCAATAAATCTTCATCAACTTTTAAGTGTAACCAAAATGAAGATGTATATATTCCTCCCTTGGCAGAGATTAATATTGAAAACGCTTTACAACGTCTTGTGGGCAATAAGGAGTTATATCTAAGATTATTAAAACAATTCAATTCCCATAATTTTGTCAAAAAAGAATTGATAATCTCTGCTATTGCAAGAAATGATTATAGTAAAGCTAGAGAGATAGTTCATTCTATCAAAGGAACAGCAGGAAATATCGGTGCTGAAAATCTTTTTAATATTGCCCAAGAATTAGAGTCAGCATTAAAACAAGAAGACATTAAGAATATACCATCTTTAGCAGAAAAATTTTATCTATCTTTTGACTTAGTCATCAATTCCTTGCAAGAATTAGAAAATAAACCTCCACAGTCATCTGTAAATATAGTCAAAAATCAAAACATTGACTATGCACAAATAAAAGAATTATTAATTGAGATTATAAAAGTATCGGAAATAGACTTAATGGAGGCACAAAAGAAATTAGAAAAAGTCGAAACAATGGCACAAAATAGTGAAATAAGTATAAAAATAAAAGAAATTAGAACTAATTTTGATAACTTTAATTTAGAAAAAATGAATAAAAATATTAATTCATTACTCAATATTTTTCTAACAATTAATCATTAA
- a CDS encoding beta-carotene isomerase domain-containing protein yields the protein MNVTDKTEYKDNWFDKLFIALFSRKMAKAVGKKSQKKGYEGFVDLSMQIMEGRNSQQQQELVAIVLQSLVPSPVLFLIRNLFSPTKWVCESNAWFATVLFEWLVGESEIREAEVVTEDNQVRIQKSGVYIKKCRYLEASGCVGMCVNMCKLPTQEFFTKSFGIPLTMTPNFDDFSCEMVFGQVPPAFEDEEASRQSCLKHICPTASVTSQPCHKLGVDEKVVSLG from the coding sequence ATGAATGTTACAGACAAAACAGAATATAAAGATAACTGGTTTGATAAACTATTTATTGCTTTGTTTTCCCGAAAAATGGCGAAGGCGGTAGGAAAAAAGAGTCAAAAGAAAGGTTATGAGGGTTTTGTAGATTTGTCGATGCAAATAATGGAAGGGCGAAATTCTCAACAACAACAGGAGTTAGTGGCTATTGTTTTACAATCTCTTGTGCCTTCTCCTGTTTTATTTTTAATTCGTAATCTCTTTTCTCCTACTAAGTGGGTATGTGAATCTAATGCTTGGTTTGCGACGGTTTTGTTTGAGTGGTTGGTGGGGGAATCAGAAATTAGAGAGGCGGAGGTTGTGACGGAGGATAATCAAGTAAGAATACAGAAAAGCGGTGTTTATATCAAAAAATGTCGTTACTTGGAAGCCAGTGGATGTGTGGGAATGTGCGTGAATATGTGTAAATTACCCACTCAAGAGTTTTTTACAAAGTCTTTTGGTATTCCTTTGACTATGACTCCTAATTTTGATGATTTTAGTTGTGAGATGGTTTTTGGGCAAGTGCCTCCTGCTTTTGAGGATGAGGAGGCTAGTAGGCAGTCTTGTTTAAAACATATTTGTCCTACAGCTAGTGTCACAAGTCAACCTTGTCATAAGTTGGGGGTTGATGAAAAAGTGGTGTCGCTGGGGTAG
- a CDS encoding DUF3285 domain-containing protein, giving the protein MTNSSKIEPENIDNSQEKGKDSYVKLAMRNMVKKRGTSLKHFFLTTFGLLVFLVGISYLTR; this is encoded by the coding sequence ATGACTAATTCTAGTAAAATTGAACCAGAAAACATCGACAATTCCCAAGAAAAAGGAAAAGATAGCTATGTTAAATTAGCTATGCGTAACATGGTAAAAAAAAGAGGAACATCATTAAAACACTTTTTCCTAACTACATTTGGCTTATTAGTTTTTCTTGTGGGAATTTCTTACTTAACTCGTTAA
- the murJ gene encoding murein biosynthesis integral membrane protein MurJ — protein MNKKGKKSLAGIAGIVAVATLISKLFGLVREQIVAAAFGIGPVVNAYAYAYVIPGFLLILLGGINGPFHSALVSVLAKKDQKSAAPLIETITTLVSGILLLVTVILIIYADKFIDLLAPGLESNVREMAILQLQIMAPLAIFAGLIGIGFGSLNASDQYWLPSISPLFSSLTIVVGVGGLFWFLGEKINTPEYLQWGSIMLAGTTLVGGVWQWLAQQTAQIKSGISTLKLRFNFRQEGVNEVVKVMAPATLSSGMLHINVYTDLYFASYIENAAAAMRYANFIVLTPLGIISNMILVPFLPIFSRLASPENWDELKLRIRQGLILTALTMLPLTAIFVALSQPIVALIYERGVFKSSASAIVAPVLFAYGVGMFFYLARDVLVRVFYALGDGQTPFKISIINIFINVILDYFLVKSFATQGLVFATIGVNVFSMIIMLFILNKRLNGLPLKEWSGIFLGLILATIISGFSCWGFYGFISSFLLKESLLLQGVNLLFSCLIALGIFLLFTIPLKLPELSILLSKINAKISKS, from the coding sequence GTGAATAAAAAAGGGAAAAAATCCTTAGCAGGAATAGCGGGAATCGTGGCAGTTGCTACCCTCATCAGCAAACTATTCGGCTTAGTCAGAGAGCAAATTGTTGCCGCCGCTTTTGGGATAGGCCCCGTTGTTAATGCTTATGCTTACGCTTATGTTATCCCCGGATTTCTTTTAATCCTTCTAGGAGGCATTAATGGGCCATTTCATAGTGCCTTAGTGAGTGTTTTAGCCAAAAAAGATCAAAAATCCGCCGCCCCTCTCATCGAAACCATCACAACCCTAGTTAGCGGCATTTTACTCTTAGTTACGGTTATTTTAATCATCTATGCAGACAAATTTATCGACTTACTCGCCCCCGGATTAGAAAGCAACGTCCGAGAAATGGCGATTCTACAATTACAAATTATGGCACCTCTGGCAATTTTTGCAGGATTAATTGGCATTGGTTTTGGTAGTCTTAACGCTTCAGATCAATATTGGCTACCCAGTATTAGCCCTCTATTTTCTAGTTTAACAATAGTTGTAGGTGTTGGCGGACTATTTTGGTTTTTAGGCGAAAAAATTAACACCCCTGAATACTTACAATGGGGTAGCATCATGTTAGCAGGTACAACCCTAGTTGGTGGTGTTTGGCAGTGGTTAGCACAACAAACCGCCCAAATAAAAAGCGGTATCAGCACCCTCAAGCTAAGATTTAACTTTCGTCAAGAAGGAGTTAACGAAGTTGTTAAAGTTATGGCGCCTGCGACTTTATCTTCTGGGATGTTGCATATTAATGTTTATACAGACTTATATTTTGCTTCTTATATTGAAAATGCGGCGGCGGCAATGCGTTACGCCAACTTTATCGTTTTAACTCCATTGGGTATTATTTCTAACATGATTTTAGTACCTTTTTTACCCATTTTTTCTCGTTTAGCGAGTCCAGAAAATTGGGACGAATTAAAGTTAAGAATTAGACAGGGTTTAATTTTAACAGCTTTAACAATGCTACCTTTAACTGCAATTTTTGTCGCCTTATCTCAGCCTATTGTTGCCCTGATTTACGAGAGAGGGGTGTTTAAATCTTCTGCTTCTGCCATTGTTGCCCCTGTTTTATTTGCCTATGGTGTAGGGATGTTTTTTTATCTAGCTAGAGATGTTTTAGTAAGGGTTTTTTATGCTTTAGGAGATGGACAAACTCCCTTTAAAATTAGTATTATTAATATTTTTATTAACGTTATTTTAGATTATTTTTTAGTCAAGAGCTTTGCAACCCAAGGATTAGTTTTTGCCACTATTGGAGTCAATGTTTTTTCTATGATAATTATGTTATTTATTTTAAATAAAAGACTTAATGGCTTACCATTAAAAGAATGGAGTGGGATATTTTTAGGCTTAATTTTGGCTACTATTATCTCAGGTTTTAGTTGTTGGGGATTTTACGGTTTCATATCCTCTTTTTTGCTCAAAGAAAGTCTATTATTACAAGGTGTTAATTTACTTTTTTCTTGTTTAATTGCTTTAGGGATATTTTTATTATTTACTATTCCTTTAAAGTTACCAGAGTTGAGTATCTTATTAAGTAAAATTAATGCCAAAATTTCTAAGTCTTAA
- a CDS encoding tRNA (cytidine(34)-2'-O)-methyltransferase: MPRVVLVHPQIPPNTGNIARTCAATETELHLVAPLGFEISDRTLKRAGLDYWPHVKLTYHSSASEFLQFAKEKGGRIIGLSVRGKENYLKCQYQEDDWLLFGSEIDGLPPFVLKECDLTSYITMKSNNVRSLNLSVSVSVVLFESIRQLS, translated from the coding sequence ATGCCCAGAGTTGTCTTAGTGCATCCTCAGATTCCCCCTAATACTGGTAATATTGCCAGAACTTGTGCCGCTACAGAAACCGAATTACACTTAGTTGCACCTTTAGGATTTGAAATAAGCGATCGCACCTTAAAAAGAGCTGGACTAGATTACTGGCCTCATGTAAAATTAACATACCATTCTAGTGCCTCAGAGTTTTTACAATTTGCCAAAGAAAAAGGAGGAAGAATAATAGGCTTAAGCGTTAGGGGAAAAGAAAACTACCTCAAATGTCAATATCAAGAAGACGATTGGTTACTATTTGGTAGTGAAATAGACGGCTTACCACCATTTGTATTAAAAGAATGTGACTTAACCTCTTATATCACCATGAAAAGCAACAATGTGCGCAGCTTAAACTTATCCGTCAGTGTTTCTGTGGTTTTATTTGAATCGATACGCCAATTAAGCTAA
- a CDS encoding hybrid sensor histidine kinase/response regulator, with protein MFISNQSLISIIISHPIFTKISHLWRELVKENCHGVMYLNEENLTNAKNIRNKGQKFHSFQLFISEELQCLLIVEKQINELYYQITITLETEEILDFLEISQSELSISNEELINIKTILQHKNNYHIIKQNFIFSLLKILTEPLELQESYVNEHYQSQPIEVILRNKIAQERIIRQVTQQIQQDLDPLIIVKMTIEQVQSLLQLDRLLVYQINVPVREKSENNISFIDTVTYEAKASNVIPSVLNFHEESCFHNNQEFQKKYLEGYTLVIDNIHESNTDICLKMMMEKLGVKAKVVIPIIVKNQLWGLLIAHQCFTIRKWKNSEIKFLKNIAEYLSLAIYQYNSYQKLEEQKNLLEQQIEKKAKQLQDALVVAQIAHQSKTEFLGSISHELRTPLTCIIGLSGTLLHWSKEKKRENLSPEKQVRYLQIIQDSGRKLLQLINNMLDFADLEAGKSLLYIERISLENLSKFVYISGLEIAKNQGIKVRLDYQVAPELDVFYADEERLYQILLNLVDNAIKFTPSGGQVIIRVMRNQHQAIFQVEDTGIGIDKKQIPLLFTEFQQLENYRSRSYSGTGLGLALTKHLVELHGGMIEVESVIGSGSTFTVFLPNYEQKNSLKNECNQNIINKSKINKTIAIICDDEEVGTFLCELLTAADYQVIWLVDVQEAISRINLINPAIVILQQEQDTYLTIAENIKSQADYPLYLIVIKDQIQGNEWENLVSSGIDEYLLKPLQPRIFLKKINQVINQHCCLED; from the coding sequence ATGTTTATTTCTAATCAATCCTTAATTAGCATCATCATCTCTCATCCTATATTTACTAAAATATCTCATCTTTGGCGAGAATTAGTAAAAGAGAATTGTCATGGTGTAATGTACTTGAATGAAGAAAATTTAACTAATGCCAAAAATATTAGAAATAAAGGGCAAAAATTTCATAGCTTTCAACTCTTTATATCCGAAGAATTGCAGTGTCTTTTAATAGTTGAAAAACAAATTAATGAGCTATATTATCAAATAACTATCACTTTAGAAACAGAAGAAATATTAGACTTTTTGGAAATTAGTCAGTCAGAATTATCTATTTCCAACGAAGAATTAATTAATATCAAAACTATTCTTCAACATAAAAATAATTATCATATTATTAAACAAAATTTTATTTTTTCCCTGCTCAAAATTCTCACAGAACCTTTAGAGTTACAAGAAAGTTATGTTAACGAACATTATCAAAGTCAACCCATAGAAGTTATTTTAAGAAATAAGATAGCCCAAGAAAGAATTATTAGACAAGTAACTCAACAAATTCAGCAGGATTTAGACCCATTAATTATCGTTAAAATGACCATTGAACAAGTGCAGTCATTATTACAACTCGATCGCCTTTTAGTATATCAAATAAATGTCCCCGTCAGAGAAAAATCAGAAAATAATATTAGTTTTATTGACACCGTAACCTACGAAGCAAAAGCATCCAATGTAATTCCCTCCGTTTTAAATTTTCATGAAGAAAGTTGCTTTCATAATAACCAAGAATTTCAAAAAAAATATTTAGAAGGATATACTTTAGTTATTGATAATATCCATGAATCAAACACAGATATTTGCTTAAAAATGATGATGGAAAAATTAGGAGTAAAAGCAAAAGTTGTTATTCCTATTATTGTCAAAAATCAACTATGGGGTTTATTAATTGCCCACCAATGTTTTACTATTAGAAAATGGAAAAATAGTGAAATTAAATTTCTCAAAAATATTGCCGAATATTTATCTTTAGCTATATATCAATATAACTCCTATCAAAAACTAGAAGAACAAAAAAATTTACTAGAACAACAAATAGAAAAAAAAGCAAAACAATTACAAGATGCCTTAGTAGTGGCACAAATAGCCCATCAATCCAAAACAGAATTTTTAGGAAGTATTAGCCATGAATTGAGAACTCCTTTAACTTGTATTATTGGTTTGTCAGGCACACTACTACACTGGTCAAAAGAGAAAAAAAGAGAGAATTTATCCCCAGAAAAACAAGTTAGATACTTACAAATTATTCAAGATAGTGGTAGAAAACTGCTTCAATTAATTAATAATATGCTCGATTTTGCTGACTTAGAAGCAGGGAAATCTCTATTATATATTGAAAGAATTTCTTTAGAAAATTTGAGCAAATTTGTTTATATTTCAGGTTTAGAAATAGCTAAAAATCAAGGCATTAAAGTAAGACTAGATTATCAAGTAGCTCCAGAATTAGATGTATTTTATGCTGATGAAGAAAGACTATATCAAATATTATTAAATCTGGTAGATAATGCCATTAAATTTACTCCTAGTGGAGGACAAGTTATCATTAGAGTCATGAGAAATCAACATCAAGCCATTTTTCAAGTAGAAGATACAGGCATTGGTATTGACAAAAAACAAATTCCCTTATTATTTACTGAATTTCAACAGCTAGAAAATTATCGTAGTCGCAGTTATTCTGGCACAGGTTTAGGATTAGCATTGACTAAGCATTTGGTGGAATTACACGGAGGAATGATTGAAGTAGAATCTGTGATTGGAAGTGGTTCAACTTTCACCGTTTTTTTACCCAATTACGAACAAAAAAATAGTCTGAAAAATGAATGTAATCAGAATATTATCAATAAATCTAAAATTAATAAAACCATTGCAATTATTTGTGATGATGAAGAAGTCGGTACATTTCTGTGTGAGTTATTAACCGCCGCCGATTATCAAGTAATTTGGCTAGTAGATGTTCAAGAAGCCATTAGTAGAATTAACTTAATTAATCCTGCGATCGTAATTTTACAACAAGAGCAAGATACTTATTTAACTATTGCCGAAAATATCAAATCTCAAGCCGATTATCCCCTCTATCTAATAGTCATAAAAGACCAAATACAGGGAAATGAGTGGGAAAATTTAGTAAGCTCAGGTATTGATGAATATTTGCTCAAACCTTTACAGCCTCGCATCTTTCTCAAAAAAATCAATCAAGTGATTAATCAGCATTGTTGCTTAGAAGATTGA